The Bradyrhizobium sp. LLZ17 genomic sequence CAGCCGCATCAAGCACAATTTCGGCATGGCGCGCCCCGAGGGCTATCGCAAGGCGGTGCGGCTGATGGAGATGGCCGAGCGTTTCGGCCTGCCGGTGCTGTCGATCGTGGATTCCGCCGGCGCCTATCCCGGCATCGGCGCGGAGGAGCGGGGACAAGCCGAAGCGATCGCGCGCTCGACCGATGCCTGCATGGCGCTGGGCGTGCCGAATGTCGCGGTCATTACCGGCGAAGGCATGTCGGGCGGCGCCATCGCCATCACCACCACCAACAAGGTGCTGATGCTGGAGCACGCGATCTACAGCGTGATCTCGCCGGAGGCCGCCTCCTCCATCCTCTGGCGCGACGGCACCAAGGCGCAGGAAGCCGCCAACAACATGAAGATCACCGCCCAGGACATGCTCCGTTTCGGGGTGATCGACAGCATCTTGAAGGAGCCGGTCGGCGGCGCCCACCGCGACCCCGCCGCCATGATCGCCACCACCGGCGAGGCCATCGCCAAGGCGTTCGACGAGCTGCGCGGCCTGGACGCGGACGCCATCCGCAAGCAGCGCCGGCAGAAATTTCTCGATATCGGCCGGAAACTGGGCTGATTCGGACGGGTTTTGTGCCCCGACGGACGCGTCAACCTCCGCCCGTCGTCCTGGCGAACGCCAGGACCCATACCGCGGAATCTCTCGATTGGAGGCGCTAGGAGTACCGAACAACGGATCTTCGCCAAACCACTCGTTGGGGCTATGGGTCCGGTCCTTCGCCAGGACGACACTGAATTTGAGACCGGGCCACACCGACTACCGCCCCCGGTAACCCCGCATTAACCCTTTTTTTGCCCAAATCAGCGATCTCAGTCGTAATTGGGCCGGAAGGCCCAACTAGCGTCCAAGTTCAGTCTCTGTTGACTATGCCGATGGGCCAACGGGCTCGTGATCCCCGCTCGGGTTGCGACGCCATGACCCAGCGGTTAGAATTTTAATCAATGGCTTCAGGGCATAAGGCTTGGAGCTTGGCCACCAGGACACCGTCGATACCGATCTCGGATCGACGGTCCGGCCAAGCTTGCAATCGGGGTTTCCGAGCCTTGCCCGGCACGTTGTGGGGTTCGTCTTGACTGCTAGCTCGCTTGCTCGCGCGATTTTGGCTTCGGTTGCGCTTGCCGCCAGTGTTGTGCTGGCCGGCTGCGATACCGATCAGGTCTCGCTGGCGACCAACGCCAAGGCCAATCAGCCGGTGCCGCCAAAACTTCTCGCCGCGATGGTCGAGAAGGACATGGACCTGCAATCGCCGATCCTGGTCCGCCTGTTCAAGCAGGAGGCCGAGCTCGAGATCTGGAAGCAGACACGCTCCGGCCAGTTCGCGCTGCTCAAGACCTATCCGATCTGCCGCTGGTCGGGCGATCTCGGCCCGAAGGTTCGCGAAGGCGACCGTCAGGCGCCCGAGGGATTCTACTCGATCAATCCGAGCCAGATGAATCCGCAGTCGGCCTATTACCTCTCGTTCAACACCGGCTTCCCCAACGCCTTCGACAAGGCACTCGGCCGCACCGGCTCGCAGCTGATGGTGCATGGCGATTGCTCGTCGCGTGGCTGCTACGCGATGACCGACGAGCAGATCGCGGAAATCTATTCGCTGGGGCGGGAGTCGTTCTTCGGCGGCCAGAAGGCGTTCCAGTTCCAGGCCTATCCGTTCAGGATGACGCCGGTGAACATGGCCAAGCACCGCAACAATCCGAACATGGCGTTCTGGAAGATGATCAAGGAAGGCTATGATCATTTCGAGGTGACGCGGCAGGAGCCGAAGGTCGATTTCTGCGAAAAGAAATACGTGTTCGACGCGGCGAAGGCGCCCGACGCCAAGCGCGATCCCGTGTTCGACGCCTCGGCAAAATGCCCGGCCTATGTGATCCCCGAGGACATCGCCAGCGCCGTGCGCGAGAAGCAGGCGCGCGACGAGGCGGAATACGCGAAGCTCGTCGCCAAAGGCATCCCGGTGGCGCGCATGAACACCGGCATCGACGGCGGCATGAACAAGGTCTTTGCCGCCAAGATTCCGGAAGCAAGCACCGGGCTATCGGAGGAAGCCGAAGGCTCGACGCTGCAGCTGCTGGCGATGTCGAAGGCGCCGGGCACGATCCCCGGCACCGTCAACCCGCCCAAGCCGAATTTCGGGGCAACTGCGGCCGCCGCGCAGGAAGAGCCGGTCGTCGCCGTCGCTCCGTCCGCCACGAACACCCGCCTCGCCACCGCCCAGCCGGCCGAGAAATCCGGTGGCTTCTTCGCCAATCTCGGCCGCAAGATGGGCATGGGCACCGCTGAGACCACGGCCACCGCGACGCCGCCGCAAGCCACCGCATCTGTCGCTCCGGCCGCAACCCCATCGACCGCAGCCTCGAGGCTGAAAGCCGCAGTGACCCGCTTCGTGCCCAGCCGCGACACGTCCAAGGACGCGCCGAAATCGGTTGTCGCGGTGAAGCCGCCCGAGCCCGCCAAGCCGGATACGCGGCTCGCCGCAACACGGCCGGCCTTGAAGCCTTCGGTGTCGGAGCGCGCAGGTGACAGCACGCAGCTGGCCGGCGCCGCGCCGGTGGTGCAGTCGAACTCGTTCGACAGCCGGTTCGGGGCAGTGAAGTAAGGGCGAAGGCTGCGCGCGTTCTCTCCGGTCCATCCCAGACTGACGGCGCCATTCCCGGCGAAGGCGGGGAATCGCAGCGTACTCAGCCGCGCCTACGGCGCCAGATAGCGCAGCAGCTCCGGATTGCCGCGCACCTCGGCCGCCGCGCCGTGCAGCGCGACGCGGCCGCGATCGAGGACATACGCATAGTCGGCGACGCGGAGCGCGAGGTCGAGATGCTGCTCGACGATGATGACGGCGATGCTTTTCGCGAGCTCGATCAGGCGCTCGGTGATCTCCTCGATGACGCCGATCCAGACGCCTTCGGTCGGCTCATCGAGCAGCAGCAGTTTTGGATCGCCTAACATCGCGCGGCCGATCGCCAGCATCTTGCGCTCGCCGCCGGAAAGCGTGCCGGCGGGCTGGTCGAGGCGTTGGCCGAGTTTTGGGAAGATGGTCAGCACGTGGTCGACCGCGTCGGCTTTCCTGCTCGCGAGCGAGCCGACCGCGAGGTTGTCGCGCACCGACAGGCGCGCGAACACCGAATGCTCCTGCGGCACGTAACCGATGCCGGCGCGCACGCGCTCCTGGGTCGCGCGGCGGCTGATGTCGCGGCCGTCGAACCCGACTTCGCCCTTCCATACCGGCAACTCGCCGACGATGGTCTTCATCAGCGTGGTCTTGCCGGCGCCGTTGCGCCCCAGCACGGCGACGCCGCCGCGCCAGGGAATACCGAGGTTGACGTCGAACAGGACCTGGCTGCGGCCATAGCCCGCGTCGAGATGCTTGATCTCCAAAAATTCAGGCACGGCGCAGATAAATCTCCTGGACGGCCTTGTTGGCCTGGATTTCGGACACGGTGCCGGACGCCAGCACCTTGCCCTGGTCGAGCACGGTGAGGCGATCGCAGATGTCGCGGATGAAATCGAGATCGTGCTCGACGATGACCAACGAGCAATGCTGCTTGATCGGCTGCAACAATTCGCCGGTGACGCGCCGCTCTTCGAGGCTCATGCCGCCGGTCGGCTCGTCGAGCAGCAACAGTTTCGGCTTGCCGGCGAGCGCCATCGCGATCTCCAGCCATTGCTGCTGGCCGTGCGACAGCGCAGCCGCCGCGTCGAACGCGCGATCGGCGAGACGAAACTGCGTCAGCATGGTCATGACCTGATCGTGGAGAACGTCGCGCGTGCGGGAGAACACCAGGTCGAACAGCGAGGACTGCGCCTGGAGCGCGAGCAGGATGTTGTCGTACAGCGTCAGCGACGGCAGCACCGAGGTGATCTGGAATTTCAGGCTCATGCCGGCCCGCGCACGCTCGGTCGGCGTGAACGCGGTGATGTCGGTATTGATGAAGGAGACCTTGCCCTGGGTCGGCACCTCGGCACCGGCAATGCACTTCATCAGCGTGCTCTTGCCCGAGCCGTTCGGGCCGATCAGGCCGTGAAACTCGTGCTCGCCGACGGTGAGCGCGGCGCCATCGAGCGCGGTGAGCTTGCCGAAGATCTTTTTGATACCGGCGGCCTCAAGGAGCGGCATTGCGCTTCTCCTTGCGTGCCGCACCGAAGCTGCCGACCCGTTCGCGCTCTCCCAACACGAAGCTGATCAGCCCCAGCGGGCGGAACAGGATGACGAGCAGCAGCAACACTCCCAGGATGATCGGCCAGATGTCGCGGTAATTGTCCGAGAGCCAGAAGCTGACGCCCTCGACGATGACAGCGCCGATCACAGCACCGATCAGCGTGCCGGAGCCGCCGAACAGGACATAAAGCACCACTTGCGTCGAGACGACGACGCCGACCATGTTGGGCCAGACGAAACCTTCGTGGAACGCATAGAGGCTGCCGGCAAGGCCGGCGACCGCGCCGCCGATCGCAAAGATGATCGCCTTGAGATGTTGCGCCTTGTAGCCGAAGAAAGCGATGCGCTGCTCGTTCTCGCGCAGCCCTGCCAGCGCCAGCCCAAACTGCGAGCGCACCAGGAAGCGACAGAGCAGATAGACCACCACGAGAATGCCGAGCACGAGATAGTAGAAGGGAGGACCTTCCGAGAACTCGTAGCCGCCGAGCGTCATCGGCGCGATCGAGGGGATGCCGTTCTGGCCGCCGAGATAGTACCAGCCGCGGGCAAGCCGGTCGGCGGCATAGGAGCCGGTGAGCGTGCCCAGCGAGACGAAGATGACGCTGGACGGGTGCCGGCCCAGCAGCAGGAAGCCGCCGAGCAGGAGCGCGAAGGTGAGTCCGATGATCGTGCCGGCCGGAAGCACCAGGAAGATGTTGGTGATGTCGAGGTCACGCGCGAGCAGCGCGACGCCATAGCCGGCCGAGCCGAAAAAGAGAGCCTGGCCAAAACTCATGATGCCGGCATAGCCCCAGACCAGGTCGAACGATAGCGCGAACAGCGCGAGGATGATCACGCGGGTCGCGAACACGGTGAGATAGTCCTGGAGCAGCAGCGGCGCGACGAGCGCGGCGACGAGCACCACGCCCTCGACGATCGGCAGGATGTTTCGGCCCGAGCGGACCGGTCCCGCTGCTGTGCCTTCGGCCATCGCACCATCCGCTTCATCGCCCGTGTCGGCGACGATGGCTTCTCTTACCACACTCATCGACTTCAGCATTCCGAGTTAAACATCGTGAGAAGCGGCTGGTTGGTGGCGGGTTCACCTCTCCCCAACGGGGAGAGGTCGGATTGCTTCGGCGCGCAATTGCGCCGGAGCAATCCGGGTGAGGGGCCGCCGCCGCATCCAGCGAGACCTGATCCCCTCACCCGGATCGCATCTTGCGATGCGATCCGACCTCTCCCTCCGGGAGAGGTGAAGAGCGAGCCCTCTGGCTCGCACCGCTGCAAGGAAAGATGATGGCTCGGCATGGCCTCAACATTCCTTGGGATCGACGAGCCCGTCGCTGCGCCCGACGATCTCGTAGTTTCCGCCCTTGGCGACTGCGGTGTACATCTTCATCTTGCAGTGCCGCTTGCCCGGAACCATCTCGGCCGGTCCGCCCGGACCTTCCGCGATCTTGGCGTGGTCGAGCGCGGCGGCGACCGACTCGCGATCGACCTTGCCCGCCTCTTTCACAGCGGCCTCCCACAATTTCAGGCCGCGATAGGTGCCGGTCGCGGCGCTTCCGGCGGCGAACAGGAAGTTGCCGGGAAACTCCTTCTCATAAGCCGCCTGGATGTTCGCGTCGAACGCATCCTCCTTGGTCAAGACCTTGAAATAGTCGAGACAGCTTGCCAGCCCCTCGATCTCGGCGGCCTGATTGATGTTGAGGGTGTTCTCGTCATAGTAGACGCAGGCCAAGCGCCCGCCGTTCTTGAGGAAGCCGGCCTCATAGAGCTGCTTGAAGAAGGGGCCGACGCCCGGCGGAATGACGGTGTTGAAGACGACGTCGACCTTGTTGGAGATGATGCGGTTGACCGTCGAGGAGAAGTCGATCTGGTCGAGCGGGTAATATTCCTCGAACACGACCTCGCCGCCATTGGCCTCGATCACCTTGCGGGCATAGACATTGAGCGTGTGCGGCCAGACATAATTGGCACTCGGCAGTGCGAACTTCTTGCCACCGTTCTTGATCAGCCAGGGGATGAATTCGTCGCATTGCTGCGCCGGCGTCGGACCGGTGCAGAACAGATAGGGCGTGCACTCCTTGCCCTCATAGAGCTGCGGATAGATGTAGAGCGTCTTGCCGCGCGCCACGATCGGATCCTTGATGGCGTTGCGCATCGACGAGGTGATGCCGCCCAGCACCATGTCGACCTTGTCGCGCTGGATCAGCTTTCGCACGTTGCCGACGGCGACCGATTCGTTCGAGGCGGTGTCCTCGATATAGAGCTCGAGCGGCCGGCCGAGCAGGCCGCCGGCATCGTTCATCTGCTTGACAAGCATCTTGGCGACGTTGGCGTCCGCCGTGCCGGCATAGGCGATCGGTCCGGTCAGATCGGTCGCGATGCCGACCTTGATTGGCCCTTCCGCCGCATTGGCCCAGCCGGCTGGGATCACCCAGCTGCCCACGCCGGTCGCGACCGCGCCGGTGGCAAAGGCGAAATTGCCGAGAAAGCGGCGGCGGGTGAGATTGGATCGATCAGTAAACATTGGACTAAACCCCTTTTCCAGCGATGAGGCCCTGTGGGCGGAATTTGATGAAGACAATGGCGAGTACGAAAACGAGGACATCCGCGACGACAGGTGCCATCACCCATGGCAGCGCGGCACTCAGCGTGCCGATGACGCCGGCGCCCGCGACCGGCCCGATGAAGGAGCCGACGCCGCCGACCATGACCGCGACAAAGCCCTGGATGAGGAAGCGCAGGCCGAGATCGGCAAAGAGACTGAACACCGGCACGATCAGCGCGCCGGCAAGTCCGGCGAGCGCTGCGCCGAACGCGAAGGTTGCGCCGTAGATCAGCGGCGTCGAGATGCCGGACGCCCGGGCCAGCGCAGGATTTTCCAGCGTGGCACGCACGCGCAGGCCGAAGCTGGTGCGTGACAGCAGCAGATAGCAGCAGCCCATCACCAGCAGCGTGATGATGATGATGGTGAAGCGCCATGCCGAGATGTGCATGGCCCCGATATCGATGGAGCCGCCGATCGGCTCGGGCACGGTCAGATAAAAGCCGCCGATCAGGCCGCGCACGGTCTCGCGGATGATCAGGCCAAGCGCATAGGTGCCGAGCATCGCGACGATCGGTGCGGCATAGAACCGGCGGATGATCAGCGCCTCCAGCACGAAGCCGAGCGCGCCGACCAGGAAGGGCGCCGCGACCATGCCGGTCCAGATCGGCAGGCCTTTGGCATAGGCCAGATAGGCGATGTAGGCCCCGAGCAGGACGAACTCGCCCTGCGCGAAGTTGAAGATGCCCATCATGCTGGCGATGATCCCGAGCCCCAGCACGATCAGGACGATGATCGCGCCAAAGCTCAGGATCTCGAACGCCGCGACGAACGCGTTAGCCATGTGATGCTGTTCCGTTCGCCTGCATCAATGTCTCGCTCACATCTTCTTCCAGTCGCCGATCTGCTCGAAAGCGTGCGCGGCGCGGTAGATGGTGGATTCCTCGAACATGCGGCCGACCAGCATCAAGCCGACGGGAAGGCCGTCGACCATGCCGCAGGGCAGCGACATCGCGGGATGATGGGTGATGTCGAACGGCGCGGTGTTGGAGATCATCTCCAGCGCCCGGGCGACATAGTCCTCGCGGCTCGCGGTGGGCTCCGGCAGCTTGGTCGCCTTCATCGGCGTCGTCGGCAGCAGCAGCAGGTCGTATTCGCCGAACGCCTTGTCATACGCGGCGGTCAGGCGGCGGGAGATGTTGAGCGCCTTGCCGTAGTAGCGCGGACCGAAATTGTTGTTGATGTAGGTCCCGAGCAGCAGGAACAGCTTCGTCGTCTCGGACAGCGAATCCGCCTGACGCCGCCAGCCGCGATGAAAATCCATCAGCGAGGTCGAATAGAGATCGGACCGGCTGAGACCATAGCCATCGCCATACATCATGGTCTGGGTCATGCCCTCGGTCCCGATCGGCGTCCAGATCGCAGGGCCCATGAGGTGCATCGGGATGGAGATGGTCTCGACATTGGCGCCGAGATCCTTGAAGCGTTTTGCCGCCTCGCGCACGCTTTCATTGACCGCCGCTTCCGCATTCGCCTGCTCAAAGCCCTCCTTGAGAATGCCGATCTTCATCCCCTTCACGCCCTGGCCGAGCGCCTTGGTGTACTCTTCGACCTTCGGGGCCTTGATGCGAGGATCGTAGCCGTCGTCGCCGGCGAGCACTTCGAGCATGAGCGCGTTGTCGGCGACATTGGCCGTCATCGGGCCGGTGTGATCGACGAAGATCTCGATCGGCATGATGCCGGTGTAAGGCACGAGGCCCCAGGTCGGCTTCATGCCGTAGCTGCCGCAGAACGAGGACGGCATGCGGATCGAGCCGCCCTGGTCGCCGCCCATCGCCATGTCGGCTTCGCCCAGGGCCACGACAACACCGCTGCCCGAGGACGAGCCTCCGGCCGAATAGCCCATCTTGTAGGGATTATGCACCGCGCCGACCGCGCCGGTGTGGCTGCCGCCGGACATGCAGAAGGATTCACAGTGGGTCTTGCCGAGGATTTCCCCGCCGGCATCCAGGATGCGCGTGACGACGGTGGCGTCGAAATCGGGGACGTAGCCCTCGAGCGTCGCCGAACCGTTCATCATAGGAACGCCGGCGAGCATGATGTTGTCTTTCAGCGCGACGGTCTTGCCCTTGAGCTTGCCGTGAGCTGCGCCCTTCACGGTGGATTTGCGATACCAGGCGTTGCGTGGGTTCTCTTCAGCCGGCGGCCGGTAGCCCGGCGTACGCGGATATTTCACCTCCGGCACCTCGTCCGGCATGGCGCCGACGAGATTGTAGGCTTCGATCGAGCCTTGCATCAGGCCGCGGAACGAGGCGACGTCTTCATCGGTCAGCGCGAGGCCGCATTGCTCGGCGACGCTGCGAAGTTGGGCGGGCGTGGGAAGGGCAACTGTCACGGCGCTCTCCTTGAGGCTTCTTGATCCCTGGCTTTGGACGGACAGCCTCTCGGGTCGCGCCTGCGCGGCGCGGCCCAATCGGCGTCACGTCGATATTACAGACGGAAATATTTTCCTTTTCAAGTATTATTTAGGATCGAGGTCGTATCGGAATGGCCGCGCCGGCGTCAGACCGGCTTGATCAGCTTGAAGTCGAGGCCGTCGGCTTCGGCGAGATACATCTGCATCCGGGCATGGCCGTTGCGAACGGTGACGGGGCCGCGCGCGCCGCCATAGACGATGTTGCGGCCCGCCGTGAGCATCGGCCCCATCGCCAACGTGCCGGCCTTGTTCGCGACGGCTTCGAGGAAACGCAGCCCTTCATAGGTGGATTGGCCGAGCGAGCCGATCGGCGGCCCGTTCGGCCCGAACATCAGGCGGTAGCGGCTTTGGAAGTCGTCATTAGCCCGCGAGCCGATGCCGGGAAAATAGCCGGAGGCGCAGAACATGTTCTCGCTGTTGTCGGCGCCGATGCCGAGCAGCACGGTCTCGTCCATGGCACCGGCCAGCCGCAGCGTCGTGGCGGCAAGGCCGCATTCGCCGAACGCGCGGTTGAAGGTGATGCTGTCGGTGCCGATCAGCGAGATCAGGACGACGTCCGGCCTCGCGGCACGGATACGCGCCAGATGCGGCTCGTGATTGTCTTCACCGAGAGGAACGAACTCCTCGCCGACGACCTGGCCTCCGGCCTCCTTGATGTAGCGCTTGACCGCGCGGTGGGACTGCCATGGCCAGACATAGTCGCTGCCGATCAGGTACCAGCGCGCCGCCTTCTTGACGTCGGCAAGCCAGTGGATCGACGGCCGGCTCTGCCAGCGCGGCGTCTCGCCGATCGCCATGACGCCCGGCGTCTGCTCGCCGCCCTCGTAAACGGGCGTGTAGATGTAGGGAATGCGGTGCCGCGTGGTGACCTTGCGCAGACCGACCCGTACCGCGCTGGTGTGCAGTCCGACGATGAGATCGACCTCGTCGAACGCGATCGCCTGCTCGGCGCGGTCCAGGATCTCGTCGAGTGGACCGCCGGCGTCGTAGATCGAAAGCTCGATCTCGCGTCCGAGAATGCCGCCGCGCTTGTTGATCTCGGCGACCGCGAGCTGCGCACTGCTGGTCGCACACGGACCCCAGACGCCGGGCGAGCCGGTGCAACAGATGAAGCCGCCGATGCGAAGCTTGTTGGCGCCGCGCCGCTTGAGGAAGGCATGATCACCCGGCGAGAGCGCGCCGTCGGCCACCGACGACAGATTCCGCAACAGCAAGGACGGCGGCAACGCCGGACCGCCGTGAGCCGGGAAGTTTACCGTCGCGTGCACGCCAACTCCTGTCTGGCACCAGACTTGAAAGCACATTGAGGCAGGCGGCCGCGGCATCCGCCCTTTTGTTGTGCAATCATCCTATTTTGAAAATATTGAATATTCAAGAATTGAAGTGCATATAGATGCAGCATTGATTGCAAGACATTCACTCAATTGGGTCAAGACGAAGCCTTAGCCGTGGCAAAACCGAACTCCCCGATCACCGAACACCTCGCTTATTTGCTCGCGCAAGCCAACCGGGAGATCAACCGGCAGCTGGAACTGCGGTTGAGCAAGGAAGGCGTCCCCGTCGAGCAGTGGCGCATCCTCAAGGTTCTCTCCGATGGCAACGGCCATTCGATGGGCGAGCTTGCGGATGCCGTGCTGCTCAACCATCCGACGCTGACCAAGATGATCGACCGCATGGTCTCCGACACGCTGGTCTATCGCGTGCAGGACCCCAACGACCGCCGCAAGGTTTTGATGTTCATCTCCGACCGCGGCAAGGTGCTGAGCAAGAAGCTCAACACGCTCGCGGTGGACCAGGAGGAGCACATCCTGGAGAGCTACGGCGACAAGTCGACGAGCGAGCTCAAGCGGTTGTTGGAGAGTTTGATCGACAGCTCGAATTGAGTGTTGGTTAGCGCACGCCATCTCAACACACGTCGTCCTGGACCAGCGAAGCGGAGCGCCGATCCAGGACCCATTACCCCAGAACGCGGCTTGGCGAAAACTCGCCGTCGCCAGCTTCGCGCCACAACCTCTCCCCGGGATAATGGGTCCTGGCTTTCGCCAGGACGACGTGGTGAGAGCGCTGAGCACCACACACAGCTGTCATCGCCCGATTTAATCGGGCGATCCAGTATTCCAGAGACTGATGTGTTTTGAGCCGAGAAGCCGCGGCGTACTGGGTCGCCCGGCTAAACCGGGCGACGACAGCGGAGAGTGAGGCACCGACTTCGCACCTCACACCTTATGTCTACGCGTACCGCCCGTGGCAGTGCTTGTACTTCTTGCCTGAGCCGCACGGGCAGTC encodes the following:
- a CDS encoding acetyl-CoA carboxylase carboxyltransferase subunit alpha yields the protein MPDPMRSYLDFEKPVAELDSKLDELRNLAASGSDIAEEIGRVEDKAAQALADLYTNLTPWQKTLVARHPQRPHFSDFIKGLVTEFTPLAGDRKFGEDEALVAGFGRFRGEAICVMGQEKGDSTDSRIKHNFGMARPEGYRKAVRLMEMAERFGLPVLSIVDSAGAYPGIGAEERGQAEAIARSTDACMALGVPNVAVITGEGMSGGAIAITTTNKVLMLEHAIYSVISPEAASSILWRDGTKAQEAANNMKITAQDMLRFGVIDSILKEPVGGAHRDPAAMIATTGEAIAKAFDELRGLDADAIRKQRRQKFLDIGRKLG
- a CDS encoding L,D-transpeptidase family protein — translated: MTASSLARAILASVALAASVVLAGCDTDQVSLATNAKANQPVPPKLLAAMVEKDMDLQSPILVRLFKQEAELEIWKQTRSGQFALLKTYPICRWSGDLGPKVREGDRQAPEGFYSINPSQMNPQSAYYLSFNTGFPNAFDKALGRTGSQLMVHGDCSSRGCYAMTDEQIAEIYSLGRESFFGGQKAFQFQAYPFRMTPVNMAKHRNNPNMAFWKMIKEGYDHFEVTRQEPKVDFCEKKYVFDAAKAPDAKRDPVFDASAKCPAYVIPEDIASAVREKQARDEAEYAKLVAKGIPVARMNTGIDGGMNKVFAAKIPEASTGLSEEAEGSTLQLLAMSKAPGTIPGTVNPPKPNFGATAAAAQEEPVVAVAPSATNTRLATAQPAEKSGGFFANLGRKMGMGTAETTATATPPQATASVAPAATPSTAASRLKAAVTRFVPSRDTSKDAPKSVVAVKPPEPAKPDTRLAATRPALKPSVSERAGDSTQLAGAAPVVQSNSFDSRFGAVK
- a CDS encoding ABC transporter ATP-binding protein — translated: MPEFLEIKHLDAGYGRSQVLFDVNLGIPWRGGVAVLGRNGAGKTTLMKTIVGELPVWKGEVGFDGRDISRRATQERVRAGIGYVPQEHSVFARLSVRDNLAVGSLASRKADAVDHVLTIFPKLGQRLDQPAGTLSGGERKMLAIGRAMLGDPKLLLLDEPTEGVWIGVIEEITERLIELAKSIAVIIVEQHLDLALRVADYAYVLDRGRVALHGAAAEVRGNPELLRYLAP
- a CDS encoding ABC transporter ATP-binding protein, with translation MPLLEAAGIKKIFGKLTALDGAALTVGEHEFHGLIGPNGSGKSTLMKCIAGAEVPTQGKVSFINTDITAFTPTERARAGMSLKFQITSVLPSLTLYDNILLALQAQSSLFDLVFSRTRDVLHDQVMTMLTQFRLADRAFDAAAALSHGQQQWLEIAMALAGKPKLLLLDEPTGGMSLEERRVTGELLQPIKQHCSLVIVEHDLDFIRDICDRLTVLDQGKVLASGTVSEIQANKAVQEIYLRRA
- a CDS encoding branched-chain amino acid ABC transporter permease; protein product: MLKSMSVVREAIVADTGDEADGAMAEGTAAGPVRSGRNILPIVEGVVLVAALVAPLLLQDYLTVFATRVIILALFALSFDLVWGYAGIMSFGQALFFGSAGYGVALLARDLDITNIFLVLPAGTIIGLTFALLLGGFLLLGRHPSSVIFVSLGTLTGSYAADRLARGWYYLGGQNGIPSIAPMTLGGYEFSEGPPFYYLVLGILVVVYLLCRFLVRSQFGLALAGLRENEQRIAFFGYKAQHLKAIIFAIGGAVAGLAGSLYAFHEGFVWPNMVGVVVSTQVVLYVLFGGSGTLIGAVIGAVIVEGVSFWLSDNYRDIWPIILGVLLLLVILFRPLGLISFVLGERERVGSFGAARKEKRNAAP
- a CDS encoding substrate-binding protein yields the protein MFTDRSNLTRRRFLGNFAFATGAVATGVGSWVIPAGWANAAEGPIKVGIATDLTGPIAYAGTADANVAKMLVKQMNDAGGLLGRPLELYIEDTASNESVAVGNVRKLIQRDKVDMVLGGITSSMRNAIKDPIVARGKTLYIYPQLYEGKECTPYLFCTGPTPAQQCDEFIPWLIKNGGKKFALPSANYVWPHTLNVYARKVIEANGGEVVFEEYYPLDQIDFSSTVNRIISNKVDVVFNTVIPPGVGPFFKQLYEAGFLKNGGRLACVYYDENTLNINQAAEIEGLASCLDYFKVLTKEDAFDANIQAAYEKEFPGNFLFAAGSAATGTYRGLKLWEAAVKEAGKVDRESVAAALDHAKIAEGPGGPAEMVPGKRHCKMKMYTAVAKGGNYEIVGRSDGLVDPKEC
- a CDS encoding branched-chain amino acid ABC transporter permease gives rise to the protein MANAFVAAFEILSFGAIIVLIVLGLGIIASMMGIFNFAQGEFVLLGAYIAYLAYAKGLPIWTGMVAAPFLVGALGFVLEALIIRRFYAAPIVAMLGTYALGLIIRETVRGLIGGFYLTVPEPIGGSIDIGAMHISAWRFTIIIITLLVMGCCYLLLSRTSFGLRVRATLENPALARASGISTPLIYGATFAFGAALAGLAGALIVPVFSLFADLGLRFLIQGFVAVMVGGVGSFIGPVAGAGVIGTLSAALPWVMAPVVADVLVFVLAIVFIKFRPQGLIAGKGV
- a CDS encoding amidase: MTVALPTPAQLRSVAEQCGLALTDEDVASFRGLMQGSIEAYNLVGAMPDEVPEVKYPRTPGYRPPAEENPRNAWYRKSTVKGAAHGKLKGKTVALKDNIMLAGVPMMNGSATLEGYVPDFDATVVTRILDAGGEILGKTHCESFCMSGGSHTGAVGAVHNPYKMGYSAGGSSSGSGVVVALGEADMAMGGDQGGSIRMPSSFCGSYGMKPTWGLVPYTGIMPIEIFVDHTGPMTANVADNALMLEVLAGDDGYDPRIKAPKVEEYTKALGQGVKGMKIGILKEGFEQANAEAAVNESVREAAKRFKDLGANVETISIPMHLMGPAIWTPIGTEGMTQTMMYGDGYGLSRSDLYSTSLMDFHRGWRRQADSLSETTKLFLLLGTYINNNFGPRYYGKALNISRRLTAAYDKAFGEYDLLLLPTTPMKATKLPEPTASREDYVARALEMISNTAPFDITHHPAMSLPCGMVDGLPVGLMLVGRMFEESTIYRAAHAFEQIGDWKKM
- a CDS encoding substrate-binding domain-containing protein, which encodes MHATVNFPAHGGPALPPSLLLRNLSSVADGALSPGDHAFLKRRGANKLRIGGFICCTGSPGVWGPCATSSAQLAVAEINKRGGILGREIELSIYDAGGPLDEILDRAEQAIAFDEVDLIVGLHTSAVRVGLRKVTTRHRIPYIYTPVYEGGEQTPGVMAIGETPRWQSRPSIHWLADVKKAARWYLIGSDYVWPWQSHRAVKRYIKEAGGQVVGEEFVPLGEDNHEPHLARIRAARPDVVLISLIGTDSITFNRAFGECGLAATTLRLAGAMDETVLLGIGADNSENMFCASGYFPGIGSRANDDFQSRYRLMFGPNGPPIGSLGQSTYEGLRFLEAVANKAGTLAMGPMLTAGRNIVYGGARGPVTVRNGHARMQMYLAEADGLDFKLIKPV
- a CDS encoding MarR family winged helix-turn-helix transcriptional regulator, producing the protein MAKPNSPITEHLAYLLAQANREINRQLELRLSKEGVPVEQWRILKVLSDGNGHSMGELADAVLLNHPTLTKMIDRMVSDTLVYRVQDPNDRRKVLMFISDRGKVLSKKLNTLAVDQEEHILESYGDKSTSELKRLLESLIDSSN